One window of the Oceanicaulis sp. genome contains the following:
- a CDS encoding RlmE family RNA methyltransferase codes for MSGDDESGEGERRRRRSGPVKKGGDARAAKQFHTRVKTARGRKMSSKLWLERQLNDPYVARAKQEGYRSRAAYKLLELDEKFHLIKPGMRIADLGAAPGGWTQVALKRGASHVAGIDLLEIEQIPGAILLELDFTEPGADQTLKQALGGPADLVLSDLAPWTTGHKATDHLRIVALVEAAAHFALDVLKPGGGFVAKVFQGGATGELLELLKHRFEKVRHYKPPASRAESAETFLIATGFKG; via the coding sequence ATGAGCGGCGATGACGAAAGCGGTGAGGGCGAACGCCGCCGGCGGCGCTCAGGCCCTGTGAAGAAGGGCGGGGACGCGCGCGCGGCCAAGCAGTTCCACACCCGCGTGAAGACTGCGCGCGGCCGGAAGATGTCCTCCAAGCTCTGGCTCGAACGCCAGCTCAACGATCCCTACGTGGCGCGCGCCAAGCAGGAAGGCTATCGCAGCCGCGCCGCCTACAAGCTCCTCGAGCTCGACGAGAAATTCCACCTGATCAAGCCGGGCATGCGCATCGCCGATCTGGGCGCGGCGCCGGGCGGCTGGACGCAGGTCGCGCTCAAGCGCGGCGCCTCGCACGTGGCCGGGATCGATCTTCTGGAGATCGAGCAGATCCCCGGCGCCATCCTGCTCGAACTCGACTTCACAGAGCCGGGGGCCGACCAGACGCTGAAACAGGCGCTGGGCGGACCGGCCGATCTGGTGCTGTCCGATCTCGCGCCCTGGACCACCGGGCACAAGGCGACCGATCACCTGAGGATCGTCGCGCTGGTCGAGGCGGCGGCGCACTTCGCCCTGGACGTCCTCAAGCCCGGCGGCGGGTTCGTCGCCAAGGTCTTCCAGGGCGGCGCTACGGGCGAGCTCCTCGAGCTTCTCAAGCACCGCTTCGAGAAGGTCCGCCATTACAAGCCGCCGGCCAGCCGCGCAGAGAGCGCGGAAACCTTCCTCATCGCGACAGGCTTCAAGGGCTGA